The Streptomyces sp. NBC_01244 genome contains a region encoding:
- a CDS encoding GNAT family N-acetyltransferase, translating into MTTTSDCLPELERYYDTAPRAGGARAEDFGPLTLFVQESDGWPYYARPTLAAPSAEGVSVAEGVSVADVERVLARQRELKVPEAFEWVAETTPSLRSAAEAAGLTVHGHPLMVLDPTAVRLPAHPDVRVFGAADPLLRPAVTVPMLAFAAPGTAVGEAGPAELAVAEKDPASEGRRVRVAGMIESGRTALAAAVRDGVVLCSGQYVPVGDVAEVVGVGTLPSARRQGLALAVTAALVADALARGARTVFLSAGDEDVARLYARLGFRSVGTALIADRPL; encoded by the coding sequence ATGACCACGACTTCCGATTGTCTGCCCGAGCTCGAGCGCTACTACGACACGGCTCCCCGGGCGGGAGGGGCGCGGGCCGAGGACTTCGGCCCGCTGACCCTCTTCGTCCAGGAGAGCGACGGCTGGCCGTACTACGCGCGGCCCACGCTCGCCGCCCCCTCGGCCGAGGGCGTCTCCGTGGCCGAGGGCGTCTCCGTGGCCGACGTGGAGCGGGTGCTGGCCCGGCAGCGGGAGCTCAAGGTCCCCGAGGCCTTCGAGTGGGTGGCCGAAACCACCCCCTCCCTGCGGTCCGCCGCCGAGGCCGCCGGGCTGACCGTCCACGGGCATCCGCTGATGGTGCTCGACCCCACGGCGGTACGGCTCCCCGCGCATCCCGATGTACGCGTGTTCGGCGCGGCCGACCCGCTCCTGCGCCCCGCGGTGACGGTACCGATGCTGGCCTTCGCCGCGCCCGGCACGGCGGTGGGCGAGGCGGGCCCGGCGGAACTCGCGGTGGCGGAGAAGGATCCGGCCTCGGAAGGCCGCCGGGTCCGGGTCGCGGGGATGATCGAGTCGGGCCGAACCGCCCTGGCCGCGGCCGTCCGGGACGGAGTGGTGCTCTGCTCCGGCCAGTACGTCCCGGTCGGCGACGTCGCCGAGGTGGTCGGTGTCGGCACTCTCCCCTCGGCCCGCCGCCAGGGCCTGGCCCTCGCCGTGACGGCGGCCCTGGTCGCCGACGCCCTGGCCCGCGGAGCCCGCACGGTCTTCCTGTCGGCGGGCGACGAGGACGTGGCCCGCCTCTACGCCCGCCTCGGCTTCCGCTCCGTGGGCACGGCCCTGATCGCGGACCGGCCGCTGTGA
- the era gene encoding GTPase Era: MARMSDRSPETTSPHRAGFACFVGRPNAGKSTLTNALVGTKVAITSNRPQTTRHTVRGIVHRPDAQLVLVDTPGLHKPRTLLGERLNDVVRATWSEVDVIGFCLPADQKLGPGDKFIVKELAGIKKTPKIAIITKTDLVESKVVGEQLIAVHQLAEELGFEWAEIVPVSAVGDTQVQLLADLIAPMLPKSPPLYPEGDLTDEPEMVMVAELIREAALEGVRDELPHSIAVVVEEMIPRENRPADRPLLDIHANLYIERPSQKGIIIGPKGARLKEVGMKSRKHIEALLGTPVFLDLHVKVAKDWQRDPKQLRKLGF, translated from the coding sequence ATGGCCCGTATGAGCGATCGTTCCCCCGAGACCACCAGCCCGCACCGTGCGGGCTTCGCATGCTTCGTCGGCCGTCCCAACGCGGGGAAGTCGACCCTGACCAACGCGCTCGTGGGTACCAAGGTCGCGATCACCTCCAACCGGCCGCAGACCACCCGCCACACGGTCCGCGGCATCGTGCACCGCCCCGACGCCCAGCTCGTCCTGGTCGACACGCCCGGCCTCCACAAGCCGCGCACCCTGCTCGGCGAGCGGCTGAACGACGTCGTGCGCGCGACCTGGTCCGAGGTCGACGTGATCGGCTTCTGCCTGCCCGCGGACCAGAAGCTCGGCCCCGGTGACAAGTTCATCGTCAAGGAGCTCGCGGGGATCAAGAAGACCCCCAAGATCGCCATCATCACCAAGACCGACCTCGTCGAGTCGAAGGTGGTGGGCGAGCAGCTCATCGCCGTGCACCAGCTCGCCGAGGAGCTGGGCTTCGAGTGGGCCGAGATCGTCCCCGTCTCGGCGGTCGGCGACACCCAGGTCCAGCTGCTGGCGGACCTGATCGCGCCGATGCTGCCGAAGAGCCCGCCGCTGTACCCGGAGGGCGACCTCACCGACGAGCCCGAGATGGTCATGGTCGCGGAGCTGATCCGCGAGGCCGCGCTGGAAGGCGTACGGGACGAGCTCCCGCACTCCATCGCCGTGGTCGTCGAGGAGATGATCCCCCGGGAGAACCGCCCGGCGGACCGTCCGCTGCTGGACATCCACGCGAACCTCTACATCGAGCGGCCGAGCCAGAAGGGCATCATCATCGGCCCGAAGGGCGCCCGCCTGAAGGAGGTCGGGATGAAGTCGCGCAAGCACATCGAGGCGCTGCTCGGCACCCCGGTCTTCCTCGACCTGCACGTGAAGGTCGCCAAGGACTGGCAGCGCGACCCCAAGCAGCTGCGCAAGCTGGGCTTCTAG
- a CDS encoding class I SAM-dependent methyltransferase — protein MAHAHDHAPHSPESPETGFVGEEFWDSRYRESERIWSGEANAVLAREAAPLAAGRALDLGCGEGGDAVWLARQGWYVTGTDISGVALERAAAHAAEAGVADRTAWERHDLAESFPAGEYDLVSACFLHTFGEFPRERILRRAAAAVAPGGILLVVGHAGWPSWQEDRPEVDFPTPDQVLAQLELEAGAWEVLLAEEHVRVQNQPDGRPGTRTDNAVKVRRRSS, from the coding sequence ATGGCGCACGCGCACGACCACGCCCCCCACTCCCCCGAATCCCCCGAGACCGGCTTCGTGGGCGAGGAGTTCTGGGACTCCCGCTACCGCGAGAGCGAAAGGATCTGGAGCGGCGAGGCCAATGCAGTGCTGGCCCGGGAGGCCGCCCCGCTCGCTGCCGGCCGGGCCCTGGACCTCGGCTGCGGAGAGGGCGGCGACGCCGTCTGGCTCGCGCGGCAGGGCTGGTACGTCACCGGGACGGACATCTCCGGGGTGGCCCTGGAGCGGGCGGCGGCCCACGCCGCGGAAGCCGGGGTCGCGGACCGTACCGCCTGGGAGCGGCACGACCTCGCGGAGTCCTTCCCGGCCGGGGAGTACGACCTGGTCTCCGCGTGCTTCCTGCACACCTTCGGGGAGTTCCCCCGCGAGCGGATCCTGCGCCGGGCCGCCGCGGCCGTGGCCCCCGGCGGGATCCTGCTCGTGGTCGGCCACGCGGGCTGGCCGTCCTGGCAGGAGGACCGCCCGGAGGTGGACTTCCCGACTCCGGACCAGGTCCTCGCCCAGCTGGAACTGGAGGCCGGCGCCTGGGAGGTCCTGCTGGCGGAGGAACACGTACGGGTCCAGAACCAGCCTGACGGCCGGCCCGGGACCCGTACGGACAACGCGGTGAAGGTGCGGCGGCGCTCCTCTTGA